The Sorangiineae bacterium MSr11367 genome window below encodes:
- a CDS encoding MBOAT family protein: MLFNSALYGFFLVGTFLVFWALRARRLWRSLFLVLASYAFYFFGTYDTALEQETPLGPIAWSVLCLGIIFVGSTLDYAIGRALGRTENPRARKALLLVSIFYYIGVLALFKYFNFAVDSFVALFGAMGVHLQPVHLRLVLPFGISFFTFETMSYTIDVYRREIEPAKKYLDYLLFVCFFPHLVAGPIVRPHQMLPQLERVPVVDAAQQARGLYRIAMGLTKKVAIGDVLAVNLVGRVFDNPERYSSIEVLVAIYAYAVQIYADFSGYSDVAIGSAALFGYELPENFNAPYAAKSLQDFWHRWHISLSTWLRDYLYIPLGGSKDGPIRTYRNLMITMLLGGLWHGASWNFVIWGGLHGIALAATRMWQRAREGRPSVFFPRPLAVFLTFQYVCFAWIFFRAPSFAHAKLMLARIAQGAFGTDNLAPKVIVVLVVAMVLHYVPRRISDTLRDRFVLTPAWVQGIMLAVAAYGLHIAAGSKAEPFVYGQF, translated from the coding sequence ATGCTCTTCAACAGTGCGCTGTACGGATTCTTTCTCGTTGGGACCTTTCTCGTCTTTTGGGCGCTGCGTGCGCGAAGACTGTGGCGGTCTCTTTTTCTCGTCCTCGCCAGCTACGCGTTCTACTTCTTTGGCACCTACGACACGGCGTTGGAGCAGGAGACGCCGCTCGGGCCCATCGCCTGGAGCGTCCTCTGTCTGGGCATCATCTTCGTCGGCAGCACGCTCGACTATGCCATCGGCCGCGCGCTCGGCAGGACGGAGAACCCGCGCGCGCGCAAGGCGCTGCTGCTCGTCTCCATCTTTTATTACATCGGCGTTCTCGCCCTCTTCAAATATTTCAACTTCGCCGTCGACTCGTTCGTCGCGCTATTCGGGGCCATGGGAGTCCATCTCCAGCCGGTGCATTTGCGCCTGGTTCTCCCCTTCGGCATCTCGTTCTTCACGTTCGAGACGATGAGCTACACCATCGACGTGTACCGCCGGGAAATCGAGCCCGCGAAGAAGTACCTCGATTACCTGCTCTTCGTTTGCTTCTTTCCGCACTTGGTCGCTGGGCCCATCGTGCGGCCGCATCAAATGCTCCCGCAGCTCGAACGCGTCCCGGTGGTGGACGCCGCCCAGCAGGCGCGCGGCCTGTACCGCATTGCCATGGGCCTCACCAAGAAGGTGGCCATTGGCGACGTGCTCGCGGTCAACCTCGTGGGGCGCGTGTTCGACAACCCCGAGCGCTACTCGTCCATCGAGGTGCTCGTCGCCATTTATGCCTATGCGGTGCAAATCTATGCCGATTTCTCCGGCTACAGCGATGTGGCCATCGGCAGCGCGGCCCTCTTCGGCTACGAGCTCCCGGAGAATTTCAATGCACCGTACGCGGCCAAAAGCCTGCAGGACTTCTGGCATCGCTGGCACATCTCCCTGAGCACCTGGCTCCGCGACTACCTTTACATTCCGCTCGGCGGCTCCAAAGATGGGCCCATTCGGACGTACCGCAATTTGATGATCACGATGCTTCTCGGCGGCCTATGGCACGGCGCATCGTGGAACTTCGTCATCTGGGGCGGATTGCACGGCATCGCGCTCGCCGCGACGCGCATGTGGCAACGGGCACGGGAGGGACGGCCTTCGGTGTTTTTCCCGCGGCCGCTCGCGGTGTTTCTCACCTTCCAATATGTGTGCTTTGCATGGATCTTCTTCCGCGCGCCCAGCTTCGCCCACGCCAAGTTGATGCTCGCGCGCATCGCCCAAGGCGCCTTTGGCACGGACAACCTGGCGCCGAAGGTCATCGTGGTGCTGGTGGTGGCCATGGTGCTGCATTACGTGCCGCGGCGCATTTCGGACACCTTGCGCGACCGATTCGTCCTGACACCGGCCTGGGTCCAAGGGATCATGCTGGCCGTGGCCGCCTACGGATTGCACATCGCTGCGGGAAGCAAAGCCGAGCCCTTCGTCTATGGACAATTTTGA
- a CDS encoding GDSL-type esterase/lipase family protein — MALLLAIPYLSPKLRTLRVAAVPWDPPAESDTVVAAETSAPVASTTVGETALRATENQGTVTNALPAEKAKEPPPDPAALAKLAGSIAVEDPTGHALDAFYGQLARTEQEKGKADGAITRILHYGDSVITSDLISGTLRRRFQDRFGDSGHGFVLTANPWEWYFHNDVVHSASEGWSISRITGPFSGDHIYGLGGVSFRANGGASATFGTPAKGDYGRKVSRFDVYYLEQPYGGDIELSVAGQEPEIVSTRGPEKASRVHTKQVPDGAATLTLRSRGNGDTRVFGVALERDEAGVVYDALGANGARARLWDQMDGGHWADQMALRKPALVVLQYGTNESEDGGIQVEAYVQKLGALIEKVKAGAPGASIMVASPLDRAEKTEGGGFRTKKIIVQLVELQRKTALEHQVAFFNMYEAMGGSGSMARWVHANPQLGSWDLTHPTPAGGEMAGNLMFKALMASYTAYGAREKNRN; from the coding sequence ATGGCGCTTCTGCTCGCCATCCCCTACCTGTCGCCCAAGCTGCGCACCCTGCGGGTTGCCGCGGTGCCGTGGGATCCGCCCGCGGAATCGGACACCGTGGTCGCTGCGGAGACGAGCGCCCCCGTGGCCAGCACCACGGTGGGCGAGACCGCGCTGCGGGCCACCGAGAACCAGGGAACGGTCACCAACGCGCTTCCCGCCGAGAAGGCCAAGGAGCCGCCGCCGGATCCTGCCGCGCTCGCGAAGCTTGCCGGCTCCATCGCGGTGGAAGACCCCACGGGCCACGCGCTGGACGCGTTCTACGGGCAGCTCGCCCGCACGGAGCAGGAAAAGGGCAAGGCGGACGGCGCCATCACGCGCATCTTGCATTACGGCGACTCGGTCATCACCAGCGATCTCATCTCGGGCACCTTGCGCCGGCGCTTTCAGGATCGATTCGGCGACTCGGGCCACGGCTTCGTGCTCACGGCCAACCCCTGGGAGTGGTACTTCCACAACGACGTGGTGCATTCGGCGTCCGAGGGCTGGAGCATCAGCCGCATCACCGGGCCCTTCTCGGGTGACCACATTTATGGCCTCGGCGGCGTATCGTTCCGCGCGAACGGCGGTGCGAGCGCAACGTTCGGGACGCCCGCCAAAGGTGATTACGGACGCAAGGTATCGCGTTTCGACGTGTATTACCTGGAGCAGCCGTACGGCGGTGATATCGAATTATCGGTCGCGGGCCAGGAGCCCGAAATCGTATCCACGCGCGGTCCGGAAAAAGCGTCGCGCGTGCACACGAAGCAGGTGCCCGACGGCGCCGCCACGCTCACCTTGCGCAGCCGCGGAAATGGCGACACCCGCGTCTTCGGCGTCGCCCTCGAGCGCGACGAGGCCGGGGTGGTCTACGACGCCTTGGGCGCGAACGGCGCGCGCGCCCGCCTTTGGGATCAAATGGACGGCGGCCATTGGGCCGATCAAATGGCTTTGCGCAAGCCGGCCCTGGTCGTCCTGCAATATGGCACCAACGAGAGCGAAGACGGCGGCATTCAAGTCGAAGCGTACGTGCAAAAGCTCGGCGCGCTCATCGAAAAGGTGAAAGCGGGCGCCCCCGGCGCCTCCATCATGGTCGCCTCCCCGTTGGACCGCGCCGAGAAGACCGAGGGCGGCGGCTTCCGCACGAAAAAGATCATCGTGCAGCTCGTGGAGCTTCAGCGGAAAACGGCGCTGGAGCACCAAGTGGCGTTTTTCAACATGTACGAGGCCATGGGAGGCTCCGGGTCGATGGCCCGCTGGGTCCACGCCAACCCGCAACTCGGCAGCTGGGATCTGACGCATCCCACGCCCGCCGGCGGCGAAATGGCGGGCAACCTCATGTTCAAAGCCTTGATGGCCAGTTACACCGCCTACGGCGCCCGCGAGAAGAATCGAAACTAG
- a CDS encoding transcriptional regulator gives MGGNEPKEHLADLQLASACARGEVEAITAFEAQYFREIDVALVRIARSTADRNEIAQRVRERFFVAPPGGPPRIAEYTGRGPLRNWARAGIVRVVLQYVTRRPRDVPTEDAVFLAGLTSNEPSPEVAYLRARYGAEFKASFERAANALTPRERNLLRHGILDGLTSDELGALFGVHRATAARWLASARERLIDELRKDLSARLNVPRAEVDSLLRIMQSNLEITLQRYLGNSDAEEESA, from the coding sequence ATGGGTGGCAACGAACCGAAGGAACACCTCGCCGATCTCCAGCTAGCGTCGGCATGCGCCCGCGGTGAAGTCGAGGCCATCACCGCATTCGAAGCGCAGTATTTCCGCGAGATCGACGTCGCACTCGTACGCATCGCCCGCTCGACGGCCGATCGGAACGAGATCGCTCAGAGGGTCCGCGAGCGGTTCTTCGTCGCCCCTCCCGGCGGCCCGCCACGCATCGCCGAATACACCGGCCGCGGTCCGCTTCGAAACTGGGCGCGCGCGGGCATCGTGCGCGTGGTGCTCCAATACGTGACCCGGCGCCCGCGCGACGTCCCCACGGAGGATGCCGTGTTCTTGGCGGGACTCACCTCGAACGAACCGAGCCCCGAAGTAGCCTACCTCAGGGCCCGATACGGCGCGGAGTTCAAGGCGTCGTTCGAGAGGGCCGCGAACGCGCTGACACCGCGCGAGCGCAACCTCCTCCGACACGGCATCCTCGATGGATTGACGTCCGACGAACTCGGCGCTCTTTTCGGCGTCCATCGTGCCACGGCGGCACGCTGGCTGGCGAGCGCCCGCGAGCGCTTGATCGACGAGCTCCGAAAAGATCTCTCCGCGCGGCTGAACGTTCCGCGCGCGGAGGTCGACAGCTTGCTTCGGATCATGCAGAGCAATCTCGAAATCACCCTGCAGCGCTATCTGGGGAATTCCGACGCCGAAGAGGAATCGGCTTAA
- a CDS encoding GDSL-type esterase/lipase family protein, translated as MRRWSSFPVAVALLIFACGNQSPYAADRTSAVVASRGRAPAPRLASSPADVASPGQEPNDANTRGSMLSAQVEVPVPAPIRPAVVEHPEALRHFFESLSHLEDGSAREDVRVMQLGDSHTAADIGTSAARRALQGRFGDGGRGFVAFGRPWPTYVQDGVRGGMTRDFKGERGKFSFGQFVGDGRYGMAGFAIETTRKRGRAWSDLSASASRIEVSYLEQPGGGSFEVFIDDAKKGVVSTRGKTAKSGFHAYDVGEGPHHVEARPRGDGPVRLFGLDLGRSKVGLVFEALGINGARATTVLQWQEPHMAEQLRHQPPDLVVLAYGTNEAGDDIPMPVYERQLLDVLGRISRAVPTASCLLLGPPDRGLETPQGWVTVPRLLEIIESQRNVAKAAGCAFYSQLEAMGGPGAIAAWVDEPQPRARRDYVHLTREGYTQLGQAMASDLLRAYDTYRGDSTLVSKR; from the coding sequence GTGCGTCGTTGGTCCTCGTTTCCGGTCGCCGTGGCTTTGCTGATCTTCGCATGCGGCAATCAAAGTCCGTATGCGGCGGATCGGACGTCTGCCGTCGTGGCGTCGCGGGGACGCGCGCCGGCGCCACGCTTGGCTTCGTCGCCGGCCGACGTGGCCAGCCCCGGTCAGGAGCCAAACGACGCGAACACACGCGGTTCCATGCTGTCGGCGCAGGTGGAGGTCCCGGTGCCGGCGCCCATTCGTCCGGCCGTCGTCGAGCACCCGGAAGCGCTGCGGCACTTCTTCGAGTCGCTGTCGCACCTGGAAGATGGCAGCGCACGCGAGGACGTGCGGGTGATGCAGCTGGGCGACTCCCACACCGCGGCGGACATCGGGACGTCGGCCGCGCGGCGCGCGCTGCAAGGTCGCTTTGGCGACGGCGGCCGCGGCTTCGTGGCGTTCGGCCGGCCCTGGCCGACGTACGTCCAAGATGGCGTTCGCGGGGGCATGACGCGCGACTTCAAAGGCGAGCGCGGGAAATTTTCCTTCGGGCAATTCGTGGGCGATGGGCGCTACGGCATGGCCGGGTTCGCCATCGAGACGACCCGCAAACGCGGCCGCGCCTGGAGCGATCTCAGCGCCTCGGCGTCGCGCATCGAGGTGTCGTACCTCGAGCAGCCCGGCGGCGGGTCGTTCGAGGTCTTCATCGATGACGCGAAGAAGGGCGTGGTCTCGACGCGCGGGAAGACGGCCAAGTCGGGCTTTCACGCGTACGACGTCGGCGAGGGCCCGCACCATGTGGAGGCCCGCCCGCGCGGAGACGGTCCCGTTCGTCTTTTCGGGCTCGATTTGGGCCGCTCCAAGGTGGGGCTGGTCTTCGAGGCGCTCGGCATCAACGGCGCGCGCGCCACCACCGTGCTGCAGTGGCAGGAGCCTCACATGGCCGAGCAGCTGCGCCACCAGCCGCCCGATCTGGTGGTGCTCGCCTACGGCACGAACGAAGCGGGCGATGACATCCCGATGCCGGTGTACGAGCGGCAGCTTCTCGATGTGCTCGGGCGCATTTCCCGCGCCGTGCCCACCGCCTCGTGCCTTCTCCTGGGCCCCCCGGACCGCGGTTTGGAGACGCCGCAAGGCTGGGTAACGGTGCCGCGCCTCCTCGAGATCATCGAGTCCCAGCGCAACGTGGCGAAAGCCGCGGGCTGCGCGTTCTACAGCCAACTCGAAGCGATGGGTGGTCCCGGTGCCATTGCGGCATGGGTCGACGAGCCACAGCCCCGCGCCCGCCGTGACTACGTGCATCTTACACGCGAGGGCTACACGCAATTGGGCCAAGCGATGGCCAGCGATCTCCTGCGCGCGTACGACACGTACCGCGGCGACTCGACGCTCGTCTCGAAGCGTTAG
- a CDS encoding HTTM domain-containing protein translates to MSFLRRWEHAMNGVGDAHVLGVIRIALGGLLLVQTLASASALLEQGYFGDVFHMPFIPEAWVPSRSIYVGMLAARVLLAVLVIIGHWAPQAALASALLGMYTLLCDRLGYHHNRYALFCFAFLLAFTPCDRTLCIPRSAEARSGPRWAVRLAQLQVALIYVASAGSKLLDDDWRNGRVILDRFARYGSEAVARGIPPRVVEAFSQPIVTSGLAKLAISTELFLAMALFSRRLRVVALWWGLMFHLTIEITSKVELFTWLTLTTYAFFVTPDARARKFFFDPSRPRGQWIARIVAGLDWFARFDIRPWTPDHLRKGHTIVIMRRDGSRATGLRALTMVARCTPLLFPLWAPLALLASFTRGGETSARL, encoded by the coding sequence ATGAGCTTTCTCCGGCGCTGGGAGCACGCCATGAACGGGGTGGGCGACGCGCATGTGCTCGGCGTCATCCGCATCGCCCTCGGCGGCCTGCTGCTGGTGCAGACGCTCGCCTCCGCGAGTGCGCTGCTCGAGCAGGGCTACTTCGGCGACGTCTTTCACATGCCGTTCATCCCCGAGGCGTGGGTGCCTTCGCGCTCGATCTACGTGGGCATGCTTGCTGCGCGCGTGCTGCTTGCGGTGCTCGTGATCATCGGCCACTGGGCACCACAGGCCGCACTCGCGAGCGCGCTGCTCGGGATGTACACGCTGCTGTGCGATCGCCTCGGCTACCATCACAACCGCTACGCGCTTTTCTGCTTCGCGTTCCTGCTCGCCTTCACGCCGTGCGATCGCACCTTGTGCATTCCGCGCAGTGCGGAGGCTCGCAGCGGTCCCCGATGGGCGGTGCGCCTTGCGCAGCTCCAGGTGGCGCTCATCTACGTGGCGTCGGCAGGCTCGAAGCTGCTCGATGACGATTGGCGCAACGGCCGCGTCATCCTGGATCGCTTCGCGCGCTACGGCAGCGAAGCGGTCGCGCGAGGAATTCCGCCCCGCGTCGTGGAGGCATTTTCGCAGCCCATCGTCACCAGCGGGCTGGCGAAGCTGGCCATCTCGACGGAGCTGTTTCTCGCCATGGCGCTCTTCAGCCGGCGCCTTCGCGTCGTTGCGCTGTGGTGGGGGCTCATGTTTCACCTCACCATCGAGATCACCAGCAAGGTGGAGCTCTTCACTTGGCTCACGCTGACGACGTACGCCTTTTTCGTCACGCCCGATGCGCGTGCGCGCAAATTCTTTTTCGACCCATCGCGACCGCGCGGCCAGTGGATCGCCCGCATCGTGGCCGGCCTGGATTGGTTCGCCCGGTTCGACATTCGTCCGTGGACGCCGGATCACCTACGAAAAGGGCACACCATCGTGATCATGCGCCGCGACGGCTCGCGTGCGACGGGGTTGCGCGCACTGACGATGGTGGCGCGCTGCACGCCGCTTCTCTTTCCTTTGTGGGCGCCGCTGGCGCTACTTGCGAGCTTCACCCGCGGCGGCGAGACCAGCGCCCGTCTTTAG
- a CDS encoding PIN domain-containing protein translates to MRLLLDTGVLGQICHPRRHADVRAWFRHAVVAHTLLVSELADYELRRELLRIGSVRSIARLDELARELHYVTVSTTAWRSASALWARARNSGNMGAPPEALDGDVLLAAQALEEDAGVVTTNVKHFDALGVEAYAWGAVPVG, encoded by the coding sequence GTGAGACTCCTCCTCGATACCGGTGTGCTGGGCCAGATTTGCCATCCGCGGCGGCACGCGGACGTGCGCGCGTGGTTTCGGCATGCCGTCGTCGCTCACACGCTTCTCGTGTCGGAGCTGGCCGACTACGAGCTCCGGCGCGAGCTTTTGCGAATCGGTTCCGTGCGCAGCATTGCCCGTCTGGACGAGCTTGCCCGAGAGCTCCACTACGTCACCGTCTCCACCACGGCGTGGCGGAGCGCGTCCGCCCTTTGGGCACGAGCGCGCAACTCCGGAAACATGGGCGCCCCACCCGAGGCGCTCGATGGCGACGTTCTTCTCGCGGCGCAGGCGCTCGAGGAGGATGCTGGCGTCGTCACCACCAATGTGAAGCACTTCGATGCGCTCGGCGTGGAGGCGTACGCGTGGGGCGCCGTCCCGGTAGGCTAA
- a CDS encoding cytochrome d ubiquinol oxidase subunit II produces the protein MGHEILLGGLALAGVIAYGVFAGADFGGGVWDILARGPRKAEQRDAIAHTMGPVWEANHVWLIFVIVILFTAFPRAYAELSIGLFGPFHLVLVGITLRGGAFVFRAHGGYLGERVHARAWGVVFGGASVITPVLLGMSLGAVSSGLRVLAPLPLAMGALALAICAYLAAVYLTLETEGELRELFRRKALYAGTFVVALSGVVLPLTHVAAPHLWGGLTSSPGALVVGAGVLAALTSGGALLFRHFRLARLAAAAQVTFLLAGWGLSQYPYLIFPSLTLHQAAAPPATLDFVLYTMPFGLLLVIPSMIWLFRVFSRARPFSAS, from the coding sequence ATGGGGCATGAGATCCTGTTGGGCGGCCTGGCGCTGGCGGGGGTCATCGCCTACGGGGTGTTCGCCGGGGCGGACTTCGGCGGCGGCGTTTGGGACATTCTCGCGCGCGGCCCTCGCAAAGCCGAGCAGCGCGATGCGATCGCGCACACGATGGGGCCCGTTTGGGAAGCGAACCACGTGTGGCTCATCTTCGTCATCGTGATTCTTTTTACGGCCTTCCCGCGCGCCTATGCCGAATTGAGCATCGGGCTTTTCGGCCCGTTTCATCTGGTGCTCGTGGGCATCACGTTGCGCGGCGGCGCCTTCGTCTTTCGGGCGCACGGCGGTTATCTCGGGGAGCGCGTGCATGCGCGGGCGTGGGGCGTCGTCTTCGGTGGCGCCAGCGTCATCACGCCGGTGCTTCTGGGCATGTCCCTCGGGGCCGTGTCCTCGGGCTTGCGCGTGCTCGCGCCGCTGCCGCTGGCGATGGGCGCGCTCGCCTTGGCCATTTGCGCGTACCTCGCAGCGGTGTACCTCACCTTGGAAACGGAGGGCGAGCTGCGCGAGCTCTTTCGCCGCAAGGCACTGTACGCGGGTACCTTCGTGGTTGCCTTGTCGGGCGTGGTGTTGCCATTGACGCACGTCGCGGCGCCGCACCTCTGGGGCGGCCTGACCTCGTCGCCCGGTGCGCTGGTCGTCGGCGCCGGCGTGCTGGCTGCACTCACCTCGGGCGGCGCCCTCTTGTTCCGTCATTTCCGCCTCGCGCGCCTCGCCGCCGCCGCCCAAGTGACCTTTCTGCTCGCGGGCTGGGGCCTCTCGCAATATCCGTATCTGATCTTCCCGAGCCTCACCCTTCACCAAGCCGCCGCGCCCCCCGCCACCTTGGACTTCGTGCTCTACACGATGCCGTTCGGCCTGCTGTTGGTCATCCCATCGATGATCTGGCTCTTTCGCGTCTTCTCCCGAGCGCGGCCTTTTTCGGCCTCGTAG
- a CDS encoding cytochrome ubiquinol oxidase subunit I, which yields MDALTAARAQMEVSLGFHMIFAALGIALPGFMCVAEALYLRTGRPHYLALAKRWSKATSLLFAIGAVSGTALSFELGLLWPRFMEFAGGIIGSAFALEGYAFFVEAIFIGLYLYGWDRISPRAHWFCGLAVTLSGTASGVLVLAANAWMQAPRGFDLVDGRAVNIDPWGPFQSPSWLPMSLHMTLAAYVAVAFAIAGVYAKGILRGKDDDEHRSALRLAMIVGAVTAVLQLLSGDISARVAAEHQPAKLAAMEAHYETRRGAPFMLGGIADDATETVRYGIEVPYALSLLIGHDPNTEVTGLDRIPRNERPPTALVHIAFDVMVASGMGLIAVGLGYWLMRWRAHRQGSRDDWTAPKWLLSALVLASPLGFLAIEAGWVVSEVGRQPWVIFKVMRTRDAVTPAAGVELTFALFVLLYAALGVTLVFFLRRMARRTEVAHGA from the coding sequence ATGGATGCGCTCACCGCCGCGCGGGCGCAGATGGAGGTATCACTCGGCTTCCATATGATTTTCGCAGCGCTGGGCATTGCGCTTCCGGGCTTCATGTGCGTGGCCGAGGCTCTCTATCTTCGCACCGGCCGGCCTCACTACCTCGCGCTTGCAAAACGGTGGTCCAAGGCGACCTCGCTCCTCTTTGCCATCGGTGCCGTGTCGGGCACCGCGCTCTCGTTCGAGCTGGGCTTGCTCTGGCCGCGCTTCATGGAGTTCGCGGGCGGCATCATCGGCTCGGCCTTCGCGCTCGAAGGCTACGCGTTCTTCGTGGAGGCGATCTTCATCGGCCTCTACCTCTACGGGTGGGACCGCATCTCGCCGCGCGCGCATTGGTTCTGCGGGCTCGCGGTGACGTTGAGCGGCACCGCATCGGGCGTGCTCGTGCTGGCCGCCAACGCGTGGATGCAGGCGCCGCGCGGGTTCGACTTGGTCGATGGTCGCGCCGTGAACATCGATCCGTGGGGACCCTTTCAGAGCCCTTCGTGGCTGCCGATGTCCCTGCACATGACCTTGGCAGCGTACGTGGCCGTCGCCTTCGCGATCGCGGGCGTCTACGCGAAGGGCATCCTTCGCGGCAAGGACGATGACGAGCACCGCTCGGCGCTTCGGTTGGCGATGATCGTGGGGGCCGTAACGGCGGTGCTTCAGCTCCTCAGCGGAGACATCTCCGCCCGCGTGGCGGCCGAGCACCAGCCGGCCAAGCTCGCTGCGATGGAGGCGCACTACGAGACGCGCCGAGGGGCGCCCTTCATGCTCGGCGGCATCGCGGACGATGCGACCGAGACGGTGCGCTACGGGATCGAGGTCCCCTACGCGCTGAGCCTGTTGATTGGCCACGATCCCAACACGGAGGTCACGGGGCTCGATCGCATTCCGCGCAACGAGCGGCCGCCCACGGCGCTGGTGCACATCGCGTTCGACGTGATGGTGGCGAGCGGTATGGGCCTCATCGCGGTGGGCCTCGGGTATTGGCTGATGCGATGGCGGGCGCACCGCCAGGGATCCCGCGACGACTGGACGGCGCCGAAATGGCTTCTGTCCGCGCTGGTGTTGGCGAGTCCGCTCGGATTTCTCGCCATCGAGGCGGGGTGGGTGGTCAGCGAGGTGGGGCGGCAGCCGTGGGTCATCTTCAAGGTGATGCGCACGCGGGATGCCGTGACGCCGGCCGCCGGGGTGGAGCTGACGTTCGCGCTGTTCGTGCTTCTGTACGCGGCGCTCGGCGTGACCTTGGTGTTCTTCCTCCGGCGCATGGCCCGCCGCACGGAGGTGGCCCATGGGGCATGA
- a CDS encoding response regulator: protein MNAESSAPLVLIVDDYEDSRYIYVHALTAAGYRVEEAEDGQQGLDKAFHETPDVVVMDLSLPILDGWEAIRRLRKDERTRHVPIVALTGHADVEGDDNPGFDSLLVKPCSPDALTEQVKTLLAGTKGREGA from the coding sequence GTGAACGCGGAAAGCTCTGCGCCTCTGGTCTTGATCGTCGACGATTACGAGGACAGCCGTTACATCTACGTGCACGCGCTGACGGCCGCCGGCTACCGCGTCGAGGAAGCCGAAGATGGCCAGCAAGGGCTGGACAAGGCCTTCCACGAAACGCCCGATGTGGTGGTGATGGACTTGTCTCTACCGATCCTCGACGGCTGGGAAGCCATCCGCCGCCTTCGCAAAGACGAACGCACGCGCCACGTTCCCATCGTCGCGCTGACCGGTCATGCCGACGTCGAAGGCGACGACAACCCGGGCTTCGATTCGCTCCTGGTCAAACCGTGCTCACCGGACGCGCTGACCGAGCAGGTCAAAACGCTACTCGCCGGTACGAAAGGTCGGGAAGGGGCATAG
- the ligD gene encoding non-homologous end-joining DNA ligase, which translates to MENTGQASGIVYAAENSLHEDPPASSTQPAPMISDEPIPRIPIDRSEAMLELSGHRVRLTNLQKVFFPLGRITKGALLQYYLDVAPVLLPHTDQRAMVMKRYPNGMSGKFFFMKRAPAPRPKWIRTCPIEHTGAGVIEFPIVGDVATLAWMINLGCIDLNPWYARADDIERPDYLHFDLDPGEATFERTCEVALVVHEALSALGMPNYVKTSGSRGLHVFVPIVRGPTQQDVWSFARDLARDLAERHPKIITAESRIAKRPPGRVLIDYNQNVWGRTIASVYSVRPMPRATVSTPVTWAEVAEGISIEAFRLENVPARVRKLGDLWAPLAPSAPDRYDLSQAGVGEYVPKYSMPVPKGTVGEGPDSTEEPMPLPDLSYRRVAF; encoded by the coding sequence ATGGAAAATACAGGGCAAGCTAGCGGCATCGTGTACGCCGCGGAAAATTCGCTGCACGAGGATCCGCCCGCGTCGAGCACGCAGCCGGCGCCCATGATTTCGGACGAGCCGATTCCGCGCATCCCCATCGATCGCAGCGAAGCGATGCTGGAGTTGTCCGGGCATCGCGTACGGCTGACGAATCTGCAGAAGGTCTTCTTCCCGCTGGGCCGCATCACCAAAGGGGCATTGCTCCAATATTACCTCGACGTTGCGCCGGTTTTGCTGCCGCACACCGACCAGCGCGCCATGGTGATGAAGCGCTATCCCAATGGGATGAGTGGGAAATTCTTCTTCATGAAGAGAGCGCCGGCGCCGCGCCCCAAATGGATCCGCACCTGTCCCATCGAGCACACGGGGGCGGGGGTCATCGAATTTCCCATCGTGGGCGATGTGGCCACCCTGGCGTGGATGATCAACCTCGGATGCATCGATTTGAATCCCTGGTACGCGCGCGCCGACGATATCGAGCGTCCCGATTATCTGCATTTCGATTTGGACCCGGGCGAGGCGACCTTCGAGCGCACGTGCGAGGTGGCGCTGGTCGTGCACGAAGCGCTTTCTGCGCTGGGAATGCCCAATTACGTGAAGACGAGCGGCTCGCGCGGGCTTCACGTGTTCGTGCCCATCGTGCGCGGGCCCACGCAGCAGGACGTGTGGTCCTTCGCGCGCGATCTGGCGCGCGATCTGGCGGAGCGGCACCCGAAGATCATCACGGCGGAATCCCGCATTGCCAAGCGGCCGCCGGGGCGCGTGCTGATCGACTACAATCAGAACGTGTGGGGGCGCACCATCGCGTCGGTGTATTCGGTGCGGCCGATGCCGCGCGCGACGGTGTCGACGCCGGTCACCTGGGCGGAGGTTGCCGAGGGCATCTCCATCGAGGCCTTCCGCCTCGAGAACGTGCCCGCACGCGTGCGCAAACTCGGCGACCTCTGGGCGCCGCTCGCGCCGTCGGCTCCAGATCGGTACGATTTGTCGCAGGCCGGCGTGGGCGAATACGTCCCGAAGTACTCGATGCCGGTGCCCAAGGGCACGGTGGGCGAGGGGCCCGACAGCACCGAGGAGCCTATGCCCCTTCCCGACCTTTCGTACCGGCGAGTAGCGTTTTGA
- a CDS encoding DUF1328 domain-containing protein — MLYWAAVFFVVALVAAILGFSGIAAGAAGIAKILFFAFLALAVVSVLMGRKSVA, encoded by the coding sequence ATGCTGTACTGGGCTGCCGTCTTTTTCGTCGTCGCGCTCGTGGCCGCCATTTTAGGATTCAGCGGGATCGCTGCCGGGGCAGCGGGGATTGCGAAGATTCTCTTTTTCGCGTTCCTCGCATTGGCCGTCGTGTCCGTGCTCATGGGCCGCAAAAGTGTGGCGTGA